In the genome of Abyssalbus ytuae, the window TATTCTTCCTGTAACATTTAACCAATCGGTTAATTCATATGTTAAAGAAATATTTCCTACGAATCTGTTTCTAGCATCAGTTTGATAATTTTCATATCTTGTCCAGTATGGGTTGTCCCAAAAAATGGGAGTAGATAAAGGGTCGGAGGAAGCAGGGTTCCATGTCACATTTCTTCCGGTACTGAAATAGAGATCTCTTAACTGTTTAATGTCGACATTGGTTTGCCACCATTGCTTAAACATCCCTACAATATTATCACCATATCCGGTAGAGTTACGTCCTTTTCCATCTGTTTTAATATAATTGGCATAACCGGTTGCAGTTAATTTTTCGTTTATTTTGGCTACCCCGCTCATTGAAAAATTATGCTTTTTAATTGAGCTATTGGGCATTAAACCTGTTTGATCAAAATTTGTATAGTTTAATCTGAATGAAGAACCGTCGTCGTACCCTTTGCTTAAAGAAACTGAATTAGTTATAGTAACCGGAGTTTCAAAAAATGTTATAGGGCCATTTTTTGCATTTACCCATGGAGTGGCTGTTTGGTAGTTAGGTGAATCCGGATCTAGTGCGTCCCATTGATAAACCAGTAAGTTAGGGTCAAATGCAGCACCATAAGATGCATCTTCTGTATAAAGAGCCACTTGGTCGTCTATGCCATCTCCATTAATGTCTTCCATGTACCACTGGCTTCCAGGGCCATCATAGTAAGGACCATATCCTGCGCCATATTGATCTTGATAATCGGCGAATGTAGTCTTGTCTATTACTCCAAAAGTTACACCGGAGTTAATAGTCACGCCAAATCCTTCAGATTTTTTTCCTTTTTTAGTAGTGATCATAATAACACCATTTGCAGCTCTGGAACCATATAAAGCTGAAGCGGCAGCACCTTTTAGGACATTTATTGATTCAATATCTTCAGGATTTATATCTGAGGCGGTATTTCCATAATCATAGTAACCTCCAGAAGCCTGTGATTGATATTCAGAATTTGTATTGGTATTATTAATAGGAACTCCGTCAATAACAAATAATGCTTGATTGCTCCCGGTAAGGGAGGCATTACCTCTTATTACTACGTTAGTTGATCCTCCAAGGTTATTATTTTTTCTAATTTGAACTCCGGAAGCTTTTCCTGATAAAGCATTTACAAAGTTTCCGCTTTTTACTGTGTTCAAATCTTCTCCTTTGACTTCTTGAGTGGCATAACCTAAAGATTTTTTATCTCTTGATATCCCCAAAGCAGTTACTACTACTTCCTGAAGAGACTGGGCATCTTCAATAAGTTGAACATCAATGGTGGTAGAGGTGCCAACAATCCGTTCTACTGTTTGTTGCCCTACATATGAAAAGACAAGTGTCTGTCCTTCACTTGCCGTAATGGAATAATTCCCGTCAAAATCTGTTTGAGTTCCTGTTGAAGAACCTTTTACAATAATATTAGCCCCCGGTAAAGGCAGACCATCCTGATCTGTTACATTACCTGAGATTGTTTTTTCTTGTGCAAAAGAGACATGCACAATAAACGCTAGTAGTAGCGTTAAAAATCTACTAGATTTTGTTTTCATTTTATAATTTTATTTTAATTAGCTGCCGACAAAACTCTTAATTCAATGTTAATTATCCAACTTTTTTTTACAAAATTGAGCCTTCATGTTATTTTTTTGTAAAAAAATAACTTTAGAGTTAAAAAAATATCAAAAGTATAAAATGGTTGAATCATACTGATAATGTGATATTTTTTTGTCGTTAAATCTTATGATGTGGGGATTTTCTTTTTCTTTTTGTTAAGTTAAATTCAACTTAATTGAAAATTAATTCTTTACCATTTGAATTATTCAAAAATATTTCTACCTTTGCCACCCTCAAAAACGAGGGATTTTTTTAATTAATTACAATAGTGTTAAGTAAATTATGCCAACAATTTCACAATTAGTACGAAAAGGAAGGGCCCAGATTACTAAGAAGAGTAAATCGGCTGCTTTGGATTCGTGTCCGCAAAGACGTGGGGTTTGTACGCGTGTTTATACCACAACACCTAAGAAGCCGAATTCAGCTATGAGGAAAGTAGCAAGGGTTCGTCTTACTAATGGTAATGAGGTAAACGCCTACATCCCTGGTGAAGGTCACAACCTCCAGGAGCACTCGATAGTATTGGTAAGAGGCGGAAGGGTAAAAGATTTGCCGGGAGTTAGATATCATATTGTTCGTGGTGCTTTGGATACAGCAGGTGTTCAGGGTAGAACGCAACGTAGATCTAAGTACGGTGCAAAACGCCCTAAAGACAAAAAGTAATTAAAACTTTTAAAGAACAGAGATGAGAAAAAGACAGGCGAAAAAAAGACCTCTTTTACCAGATCCAAGATTTAATGACCAATTGGTTACCCGTTTTGTTAATAATCTTATGTGGGATGGTAAAAAGTCTGTAGCGTTTAAAGTGTTCTATGATGCAATAGATATTGTAGATCAGAAAAAACAAGACGAAGAAAAAACTGCTTTGGAATTATGGAAAGATGCATTGTCTAATGTAATGCCTCACGTAGAAGTGCGTTCGCGACGAGTGGGGGGTGCTACATTTCAGATTCCTATGCAAATCAGGCCGGATAGAAAAGTGTCAATGGCAATGAAGTGGTTAATTGGTTATGCTCGTAAAAGAAACGAGAAGTCAATGGCTCAAAAATTAGCTGCCGAAATATTAGCTGCTGCGAAAGAAGAAGGTGCTGCGGTTAAGAAAAGAGTTGATACTCATAAAATGGCTGAGGCTAACAAAGCATTCTCACATTTTAGATTTTAATTATTGAAATAGAAATAAAATGTCACAAAGAGATTTAAAATATACAAGAAATATAGGTATTGCTGCTCATATTGATGCTGGTAAAACAACAACTACTGAGCGTATACTTTTTTATACAGGGGTTAGCCATAAAATAGGTGAGGTGCATGACGGAGCTGCTACTATGGACTGGATGGAGCAGGAGCAAGAGCGTGGTATTACCATTACTTCTGCGGCAACAACATGTACCTGGCAGTTTCCAACGGAGCAGGGTAAACCTACAGCTGATGCTAAAGGTTATCACTTCAATATTATTGATACTCCCGGACACGTAGATTTTACAGTGGAGGTGAACCGATCCTTAAGAGTTCTTGATGGATTGGTTTTTTTATTCAGTGCTGTTGATGGTGTTGAGCCTCAATCCGAAACCAACTGGAGGTTGGCTGATAATTACAAAGTTCCTCGTATGGGGTTTGTAAATAAAATGGACCGTCAGGGAGCTAACTTCTTGAATGTGTGTAAGCAGGTTAAAGAAATGTTAGGGTCTAATGCGGTTCCTATTGTTTTGCCTATTGGGGATGAAGTAGATTTTAAAGGTATAGTAGACTTGGTTAAAAACAGGGCTATTGTGTGGCATGAAGATAACTTCGGTTCTACTTTTGATGTGATAGATATCCCTGCTGAAATGGAAGAAGAAGTTCATGAATATAGAGCTGCTCTTATTGAGGCTGTGGCAGAATATGATGAAGCATTGATGGAGAAATTCTTTGAAGATGAAAACTCTATTACTGAAGATGAAATCCATGCGGCACTTAGAGCTGCTGTGATGGATATGAGTATCATTCCTATGATATGTGGTTCTGCTTTTAAAAATAAAGGGGTTCAGTTTTTATTGGATGCGGTGTGTAGATATTTGCCATCACCGGTAGATAAAGATGCTATCGTTGGAACTAATCCTGATACTGAGCAAGAAGTGGCTAGAAAACCACGGGTAGACGAACCTTTTGCAGCTTTGGCTTTTAAAATTGCTACCGATCCTTTTGTAGGGCGTTTAGCGTTCTTCCGTGCATATTCAGGTAGGTTAGATGCAGGTTCATATGTGTTGAACACCCGTTCTGGAAAAAGAGAACGTATTTCCCGTATCTATCAAATGCATTCAAACAAGCAAAATGCAATAGAATATATAGAAGCTGGTGATATAGGTGCTGCAGTTGGTTTTAAGGAGATTAAAACAGGTGATACTTTGTCAGACGAAAAACACCCGATCGTATTAGAAAGTATGGTGTTCCCTGATCCTGTAATTGGTATTGCTGTTGAGCCTAAAACCAAGGCTGATGTAGATAAATTAGGAATGGCTTTAGCTAAATTAGCTGAAGAAGATCCGACTTTCCAGGTTAAAACTGATGAGGCTTCGGGTCAGACAATTATATCAGGAATGGGTGAGCTTCACCTGGATATTATTGTAGACCGTCTTAAAAGGGAATTTAAGGTTGATGTTAACCAGGGTCAACCTCAGGTAGAGTATAAAGAAGCTTTAACTGCTACTGCTAGTCACAGAGAGGTTTATAAGAA includes:
- the rpsL gene encoding 30S ribosomal protein S12 gives rise to the protein MPTISQLVRKGRAQITKKSKSAALDSCPQRRGVCTRVYTTTPKKPNSAMRKVARVRLTNGNEVNAYIPGEGHNLQEHSIVLVRGGRVKDLPGVRYHIVRGALDTAGVQGRTQRRSKYGAKRPKDKK
- the rpsG gene encoding 30S ribosomal protein S7, with the translated sequence MRKRQAKKRPLLPDPRFNDQLVTRFVNNLMWDGKKSVAFKVFYDAIDIVDQKKQDEEKTALELWKDALSNVMPHVEVRSRRVGGATFQIPMQIRPDRKVSMAMKWLIGYARKRNEKSMAQKLAAEILAAAKEEGAAVKKRVDTHKMAEANKAFSHFRF
- the fusA gene encoding elongation factor G, giving the protein MSQRDLKYTRNIGIAAHIDAGKTTTTERILFYTGVSHKIGEVHDGAATMDWMEQEQERGITITSAATTCTWQFPTEQGKPTADAKGYHFNIIDTPGHVDFTVEVNRSLRVLDGLVFLFSAVDGVEPQSETNWRLADNYKVPRMGFVNKMDRQGANFLNVCKQVKEMLGSNAVPIVLPIGDEVDFKGIVDLVKNRAIVWHEDNFGSTFDVIDIPAEMEEEVHEYRAALIEAVAEYDEALMEKFFEDENSITEDEIHAALRAAVMDMSIIPMICGSAFKNKGVQFLLDAVCRYLPSPVDKDAIVGTNPDTEQEVARKPRVDEPFAALAFKIATDPFVGRLAFFRAYSGRLDAGSYVLNTRSGKRERISRIYQMHSNKQNAIEYIEAGDIGAAVGFKEIKTGDTLSDEKHPIVLESMVFPDPVIGIAVEPKTKADVDKLGMALAKLAEEDPTFQVKTDEASGQTIISGMGELHLDIIVDRLKREFKVDVNQGQPQVEYKEALTATASHREVYKKQSGGRGKFADIVFTMSPADEEKTGLEFINEIKGGNIPKEYIPSVEKGFREAMKNGPLAGFEMDSMKITLTDGSFHAVDSDSLSFELAAKLGYKAAAKAAKAVLMEPIMKLEVLTPEENMGDIVGDLNRRRGQVNSMDDRAGSKVIKAVVPLSEMFGYVTALRTLSSGRATSTMEFSHYAETPSNIAEEVIKAAKGVTA